One segment of Anastrepha obliqua isolate idAnaObli1 chromosome 3, idAnaObli1_1.0, whole genome shotgun sequence DNA contains the following:
- the LOC129243151 gene encoding uncharacterized protein LOC129243151, with product MKIQFLIFSFSVLFALCNAASECRTPLDIQICVQLSRRCRETAPKRTPALPTDSLGVFNQDCRRRVEGWRNVALCDMLWAVCELTIIKCEKISCSTVAGAVKRLNLN from the exons ATGAAgatacagtttttaattttctctttctCCG TATTGTTTGCCCTCTGCAACGCAGCGAGCGAGTGCAGAACTCCGCTGGATATACAAATTTGTGTGCAACTCAGTCGACGCTGTCGCGAAACTGCGCCCAAAAGGACTCCCGCTCTACCCACAGACAGCTTGGGAGTTTTCAACCAGGATTGCCGCAGGCGCGTCGAGGGCTGGCGCAATGTGGCGCTTTGTGATATGTTGTGGGCGGTCTGTGAAC TTACAATcataaaatgcgaaaaaatctCTTGTTCCACTGTCGCAGGGGCGGTAAAGAgacttaatttaaattaa